The nucleotide window TGAAAGGGGACAAGAACACAAAACTAACCAAattccagcagcttctcctcacaTTAATGCGACTACGGCTGGATCTTAGGAATCAAGATCTCGCGTACAGGTTTGGGGTGAAGGTTGCCACGGTGACCAGGACAGTTCACAGGATCATTAACATTATGTCCACCACCTTGGTGCCCACCGCGGTGTTTTGGCCGTCCCGAGTAGAGCTTAGGAAGAATCTTCCGGCAGCCTTAAGGTCCACGCATCCCAACTGCGCAGTGATAATTGACTGCTTTCGAGTCACTCTGGAGAAGCCGGTCAATTCCCACGCAAGCGAGGAGCGGCCCACAACAACCGCAGCCATGCTGACCCAGGCGTCTCAAGGATCTGGCGTGAGCAAGCTGAAGTACCTCATCGGGGTTGCCCCTcagggcgtggtcacgttcgttTCCCGTGGCTCGCCGGGAAACATTAGCGATAAGTGTTTGGCTGAAGGCTGCGGCTTCCTGTGCAAGCTCCTCCCAGGTGACGTTGTCCTGGCCGACCACGACCTTGACATCGCAGAGTCGGTTGCCGCTTGCGGGGCTGAACTCAAGATCACTGGTGCCAGCAGCACCAGCCCCGGGGGTTCAGGGGAACATTGCAGAGGGGCGGCGTCCCCAGAGAAGGTGAGCGTGCAGAGGCACGTGGAGAAGGTGATCTCCATGGTGAAGAAGAGGTACTCTATACTGACAGGACCAGTGGAGAGCCCCTTTTCAATGGTGGACCGGGCTTCCAACATGACCACGTTTGATAAGATAGTGCAGGTGGCGTGTGCACTGAACAACTTGTGCATCTCTGCCGCGCCACTAGAATGAGATTCCCGAAGTCCCGCGAGAGTAAAGCCACTTTTCTTGGAGCACATAATCATGCACTTAGCTTAGAAGGACAATTTAATagtgcttgtgtttgtgttgggggCAAAACATATGCTGTATAAAAGTCAGACATGATAGCTTTTGCATCTGTGTAGAGTGTTTGGTTATGAGGGAACATTCCATGTGTGATTTAATTTGGGGCAATTCCATACACCGAAGAACGAGATCTTCTTAGAGCTTTGGCCCAGTGCACCTCCAGGAACAATAGCAACAAGGTTGTCGTTTTGCCTCAGGTCCCAGTGCCTTTAGGCTCTTTAATGCTGACAGTAAAGTATACCAGgggttcatttctttttaaagatgtCTATTTTTGCATTAAAAGTTAAATTATACAATCAGCACTTAATATCTCTATTATGttactgtattttttcttatttacatGAACAGCGTAACTATAAAAAGTATCTTAGCACCCATCATCTattgagaggtgtgtgtgtgctgacgtTGTCTCCCACTGCACAATATCTAGGTGTGTAATTCAttgtttggtcttttttttttggtttacagTTGTTCGTATTTAACATTTATACCATGATGTTCACACATAACACTATTTGTCTTAAAGTGCATGTTAACATATAGCGGTTTTAAACACACTCCACGTCCTGAGTACATGAACACAATTACTCCCATGTGTAGAATTTAACCATAAAATATCGCTGTCCATCTGTTCTTAGTTAAAATATTTGCTCCTCGACATGTCTCTGTTGAACCAAATCTGGTCTGAGCATCTTACCATGGACTCTTAGGACGGAGCACTCCTAAACCTCTTTTTACACTAAACGAAGAGCCATGTTTTCTGACCCCATGCCTGATATTATTGAGGCTTAATTTGAACTCTTATGGGCTGTTTCCCAAAATGATCATTTTGTAATTAaagggaaataaatgttgcaaaaTGGATGTGAGTGTTACTTGTGATTTTTGTTTAAGGCCATGTTGGCTTTAGCAACGTGATGCCTTTAACGTGAACTTAACACCGTCCTCCTGCCATAATGGTTATT belongs to Denticeps clupeoides chromosome 9, fDenClu1.1, whole genome shotgun sequence and includes:
- the LOC114797160 gene encoding uncharacterized protein LOC114797160, which codes for MVHTCVVAGCRNRRTPGTALSFYRFPRDPERKQRWIAAVNREGWAPNDGSRLCSTHFISGKQVKNPRSPDYVPSVFTAASLSQSMKEASAFEHSDKPEAQVEAANALLFLQGQGRMAEELGQNQDAEEAESTASSSSSDDGDEADQASDQVRPKSGKNISKTHDYEASLRALRKENRALRESVEKMSLTEASLRNDPEKVSFYTGLPNYFVLETVMWLLSPHMKGDKNTKLTKFQQLLLTLMRLRLDLRNQDLAYRFGVKVATVTRTVHRIINIMSTTLVPTAVFWPSRVELRKNLPAALRSTHPNCAVIIDCFRVTLEKPVNSHASEERPTTTAAMLTQASQGSGVSKLKYLIGVAPQGVVTFVSRGSPGNISDKCLAEGCGFLCKLLPGDVVLADHDLDIAESVAACGAELKITGASSTSPGGSGEHCRGAASPEKVSVQRHVEKVISMVKKRYSILTGPVESPFSMVDRASNMTTFDKIVQVACALNNLCISAAPLE